In Candidatus Latescibacter sp., the genomic window AGTCATTCCTTTCCTGGATATCGAACGGGCTGAGGCCCGTTATTATCTTTATGAATTGTTCCGGAGACGTTTTACCGTTCACTCACTTATAATTGATGGGATGACCGTAAATGTCGCCCGTGATTCGTCCGGGATTACCAACATTCCCTTTCTTAAACCGGCGGGATCTCCTTCCCAAAAAGGACGGCCCGGCTTGATCCTTTTTTCCTTTAGCCATATTTCTCTTAACAATTCCTCCGCCCGTTACCAGGACAGAAAAATATCCCTCGATGCAGATATCTGGAATGCCGGCGCCCGTATTTCCGTGAGGAACGCGGGGGGGTATTCTCTGGATTTCGATGCCGATTCCCTCAGAGTGATATATCGGAAGGAACCCCTGATATTCTCTTCGCTCGCATTTCTCGGTGAATGGCATGAGGGCAAACTGTTTCTTGGCAGTGCCTCGATGCAGATTCCCGGAATGAAACTGGAGGGCAGAAATATTATCTTTGCCGGCCCCGATTCCACTCTTTCGGGAGAGATTCAGCTTCATGGCAACCCGCGGGATATGGCGGTCTTCATACGAAAACTATATGCCCCCGCTTTACCTTCTCTGACCGGAACGATCGATCTGGCGGTCTCCATGCAGGGAACTCCGCATGTCCCACGCTTCGATGTCCGCTTATCTTTTCCAACTCTGACTGTCGGCGTCTCAGCGCTCAGGAACGGTTTCATCAAGGGAAATCTGACTGCATCTACAGCCATAGTGGATAGTCTCAAGATTGAAGCTTTTGGAGGGAATTTCCAGGGCCATGGAAAAGTCAAGGTCAAGGCTCTGGAGGCCGAAAATATTTTTCTTTCCTTCAGGGGGGTAGATATCTCCAGAATCGGACATCTTTTCAAAAAGGAATTCCCCTGTACCGGTACAATCGAAGGCCGGCTGCAGGGTGGAGGGTCTCTGCACGATCCGGGAATGTTGAACGCGTCTGCTTCCCTGAGACTTTACCAGGCCGGCTATCTCTCACGGCCTTTGCCTGATGTCAGCGCCGACCTCGCCTTCTCCGATGGAACACTGTCCGCCTCACTGCATGGAGGGGGAGCGGAGATTACCTTTGATACGCGTTTTTCCCGGGAAGCAATAGACGGGGAATTTACCGTTTCCACCGACAGCCTTGAAACGATAAGCGGTATTGCCGGTATACCCGGATTATCCGGAAAGGTCTCCGCCCGGGGAACGGTGGGTGGAACCTACCGGTCTCCGGATATCGCCGCCAATATTATCGGAAGAATGATCCGCTATCGCAATTTCCCTGTGGACAACCTAAATGGCCGCATGCAGTATCTGAACAAGACTATCCTCCTGTCCGGTGTAAAATTGAACGGGAATCTTCATTCCCTGGCAAGCCTGGCGCCTCCCCTTCATGTGGACAGCCTTCAGGGCGGCATTGAGTATCACGGAACCATCGAAGGCCTCCTGAAAAATCCGAATGCTGAATTGAGCATACGGCTCACCGGTCCCTCCTGGCGTGGAATGCGGTTCGTAAAAGGAGAGGCGGAGGCCCATCTGGAGAACAGGATCTTGAGCCTCACCAAAAGCTGGCTGGAAAGTGATTCCCTCCGGTTCGATCTTTCCGGGATGTTCAAACTGGATGACCGGCAGGGAAGCGCTGCACTCTCCCTGGAGGAAAAGAAACCGGGCGCCAAAAAACCTACGCTTCCTTCCCAAATTGAGGTACAGGCCCCCGGTGCACCACTCGGTTCGGTGGCTCTGGATTTCAATGTTAAGGATGTGAAAAATCCGGCTGTAACAGCAAACGGAAAAGAAATATCACTGGATGGCCTGGCTCTTCTTTTTCCAACATTACGTGCTTTCGGGGGAACCCTCACCTTTTCCGGCTCATTTTCCGGCGGCGGTATGAAACCGAACGCCATGCTGGATTTCCATATCAACCGTCCCCGCTTTCGTGAAACAGTGCTGGATTCGGCGCGGGCGGAGATAGCCCTGAAAGACAGCATTATGACCATCACGGCGCTGGAAATGTATCGTGAAAAATACTATTCGAAACTTGATGGTACTATCATGCTTGCCAAAACACCGCAATTTTACGCTTTCACCAAAAGGAGTGTCCTGGCACTAACCCTGGCTGGAGAAAATCTCGACCTCCGTTTTATCAAACCATACATCCCCGGCAAGGTTGAATTGAGCGGCATGATGTCCTATCATCTTAATATGAAGGGTACTTTGGAAGATCCTCACCCCGGTGGAACAATAACCTTAAAGGATGTCCTGTTTGATGCCGGATTCGGAGTTCCTCCGGTGAAGAATATGGATGCTGACATCATTCTGAATAACACTGTGGCGAACGTCACCACCCGGAATGCTGAATTTCTGGGGAAGTCGATCGATCTCACTTCCACACTCAACTATGCTCCCGGCCGCTATGGAGGTGATGGGAAGCTGGCGTTGGAAGGCAGGGAAATACTCACTGTTCAGGGAACTTTCGCTCCGGAAGGTATGCGGATAACCTCGCAGATGAACGGAGCGGACCTTTCCCTGGTCGGCCTGGTGGTTCCCATGATGAAAGGGATTACCGGAACGGTGAATTCCAACGTGGTTATCAGCGGCGCACGTAAAAATCTTACATTTGAAGGCAGCCTGGATGCACGGGATATAACTATGAATCCCCCCTGGGTAGACATGCCGATTAAAAATGGGATCGTACGCATGAGTTTTTCCCCAAGCCAGGTGGCGGTTGATTCTGTGTTCGTCCATAGCGGGAATGGGACGATTCTCATTACCGGGACCATCGATGACATCCTGCAAAAAAAATGGAGCGGGCAGTTGTCCGGCTCGGTAAATAATATACGCATAAGACAAAAAAACATGTTTGATGCAGTCGTAAAATCTGCTCAACTGGAGTATTCCCCGACCGGAGGCGCTTCCCTTCTGAAGGGGAACGTGGATTTCGGCAGCACGAGGATACTTTACAATATCGATATACAGAAGCTTCTCAGCTCTGCCGGGGCTGCCGGTAAAGGGAAAGAGCCGCCGGAGATAGTGAAACAAACACGGCTCCAGATACAGATCAGCGGCGGAGACCAGTTCTGGCTGGATGACAATTTGGCGCATGTCCATCTTCTTCCTGAAGTTAATCTGGTAGGGACACTGGCCAAACCCGCCTTAATCGGACGGGTGGAAGCGAGCGAAGGATATGTTCTTTATCTTGACCGTAAATTCACAATCCAAAAGGCTGCCCTCGAATTCATCGATCCGGAGGAGTTGAATCCCACCCTGGATATAGAAGCACAGGCCAAAGTTACCGGCAATCAGGGTAATGGAACCGCATCATATACCATTACACTGGGTGTAACGGGTGAAATGAAAAAGCCGCAGATAGCTTTAAGCTCCGATCCTCCGCTCGAAAAGGCGGATATCCTTTCACTTCTCAACCTCGGAGTTACCCGTCAGCAGATAGGTTTCGGTGCGGCGCAGAGTGACACAACCGTCTCGCTGCTGGGAATTCTCCAGAATCGAGCGGGAAATTTGGCCACTCTTCAAATTTCCGAATATATGGGGAGGCAGTTGGAAGGCATGCTCGGATTGAAAAGTTTAAACATCGAGGGAAACCTGTTTCAAACAGGCCAGCAGTCAACAGGCGCGCGCCTCACCGCTACAAAGAAGATTTCAGAAAATGTGGAAGTATCCTATATTACATCACTCGGCCGTCTGAATGACCAGGGCATACGAGTCGTTTACGATCTAACCAAATCCATTTCCCTGCAGGGCGAGACTGTTCAGCAGGGAAAGTCGAGCCTGGATGTACTCTACAAGTTGAGATTCAAATGATGATTTTCATGAGATCGATATCTATTGCAATCCTTCTCCTTCCTTTGTTTTACCGCGGCGTTTCTGCCGTTGAGCCGGAAAAGGTGAATGTGCGCAAAATAAATTTCGAGGGTAACCATGTTTTCAGCAACGGCAGCCTGCGAAAGCTCATGGCGACCCACGCCCGGGGATTATTTACATCTTCCCGCTACAGTCCGGATGTTTTCGATAATGATCTACAAAATATACAAAAATTCTATGTCGAAAACGGGTATCTTGAAGCAGCGATCGCCAGGGTCAAAATCGATTCAGTCGGAAATAATTTTACCATTGACGTCTCCATTTTCGAAGGTAAGCCGACCAAGGTGGAGAGCATTTCTTTTATTGGAAACAGTGTTTATACCACCAAAGAACTCATGCAATCCGTTCCATTGAAGCCGGGGGATCCTCTCAAGAGCGCCCTAGTCCGTGACAGCATAGCCGCCATCATGACCAGATATGGTGAGAAGGGGTACCTGAGCGTGCAGATTACCCCGGACATTAAGGTAAATCACGAGATTCACCTGGCCATTGCTACCTTTGACATTCAGGAAAAAGACCAGTATACCGTGGGCGAAATAACAATTAACAACTTGAAGAAAACACATGAGATTGTGGTTACACGCGAGTTTCTCTTCAAAAAAGGAGATGTGCTCAATTACTCGAACTTGCTGAAAACAGAACGGAATCTCTACCTCGCCGGACTTTTCAATACTGTTTATATTCATCCTGAATCATACTCTTCCCCGGACACCACGAAAAAGAATATCGTAGTTGATCTCCGTGAACGCAAAGCAGGGGAATTCGATATCGGTGCAGGTTATGCGACTATCGATAAATTTCGCGGGACTCTCAGCGTCCAGGATAACAATTTCCTGAGCGCCGGCAGGAGAGCAGGATTTTCCGGCATTTTGAGCGGGAAAAGTCAGAATGCCAAGGTGAATTATTCCCAGTTTTGGACTCTGGGGCTGCGGCTGCGGACAGATGTCAATGGTATCGCGGAATATGATGTAGAACCGGGATACGACGTGAGGCGTATAGGAGGAAATATCTCGTTCAGTCGGAAAATATCCGATTACACGACCGCACTGCTCTCTTACCGTCTTCAAAAGATACGCATCACAAACATCGAAACAGTCACCATACCCCAGGGACTTGAAACCGGAAACCTGAGAACTCTTGAATTACAAGGGTCTTATGACAACCGGAACGATCTCCTGAATACCACCGGGGGGACTTATCTCGATACGACAAATGACCTGGTCGGTACGTTTCTCCAGGGGACAAACAGTTATGTATCAACCCTCTGGACTTTCAAGCAGTTTTATCAGGCGGCCGATTATGCCGTTCTGGGCACTGCTCTTCAGATCGGCGCAAAGGGAATTTTTACCCACCCCCAGATTCCCATCAGTGAGCTTTTTTATGCCGGAGGACCGAATGCCTTGCGCGGGTATGCCTATCAGAGCGTGGGGCCGGCCGATGTAAACGGTGTGCCGCTGGGCGGGCGGGCGCTCCTGGTCTGGAATATCCTTGAAATTCGTATCCGGCTGTACAAGATATTCGGCATTGCATTTTTCGCCGATGCAGGTACTGTCTGGGCCGACCCCAGACATGTCCGGTTCAGTGATATCCGGTATGACGCCGGTTTCGGTCCCCGGATCGTCACCCCGATAGGAGTGATCAGGGCAGACATCGGATATAAAATCGGCCGCAAAAAAGGCGAATCCAAAAGCGAGTTCTACTTTGCCATGGGGCAGGCATTTTAAAACAATACAAAGCTTTCGCCATCTAGCTAAGGAGCACAATTCATGCTTTTCCTGCAATTCCTCTCGCTGCTAAAAAAAACGTTTAATGCATGGATGAAGGGCAATGTGTCGGTGCTTGCCGCCGCGCTGGCATATTATACAATCTTCTCCATAACGCCCCTGTTTATATTCCTGCTCACCATAATCAGCCTGTATCTGAGCCGGACGGATGCTCAGGTATGGCTTCTTGAGAATCTTCAGCCTTTCATCGCTGAACCGGTGGTGCAGGCGATCAATAACATGCTCAACAGCATTCAGAGCCCTCCCGCAACCATCATCGCCACACTATTCGGACTTCTGACCTTTTTGCTCGGAACCACCCAGATTATTCTTCATCTCCGGTATTCTCTGAATACATTATGGGATGTCCCGGTTCGGGAAGGGAACGGTATCCTGAGCGAAATCAAACGAGAAATCAAAACAAGGTTTTCTACCTTTCTCATCGTTATCGGCATCGGCATTTTTTTTATTGCGCTGGTAATCGCGAGCGCATACCTGACCGCCATGGGAAAGCACCTGAATACGCTTATGCCCGCTCTATGGTTCGGACTGCAGGTCTCCGACTTCCTGATCTCGGTCGGGCTGACCACTCTCCTTTTTGCCGTGATATTCAAAATCATTCCTGATGCGGAGATCGCCTGGAGCGATGTCTGGATCGGCTCGATGGTCACCGCATTCCTGTTCTCGCTGGGCAAATTCCTCCTGGGAATGTATTTCACTAAAGGCGCTATTACTTCAGCGTATGGGGCGGCAGGATCCCTGATCATTATCATTCTTTGGCTGTATTATTCGGCGCAGATTTTCTTTTTCGGGGCGGAATTCATTCGTGAGTATTCAATGAAATTAGGCTCCCGGCGCAAAAAGCGGCACAGAGAACCATATCTGGAATCAGGAGAAGAACATTTGACATGGACATAAAAGAGTAATAAAGAAGGCACAAAGGCACAGAGGCACAAAGGAAAAAGAAATATGAGCATTTAAAATCGAGTATGCAAAAGCCTTTTATTTTACAAGCGTTTATAATTCAGTTTTCTTTAGCTTATCAAAGCTTCTCGCCGCGCTGTCCAAAGAGAATCCCATTCCCGAGAAAAGCATGATCGCCGCAATTTTCAGGTACTGAAAAAGTAATTGGGTATGGTAAGAGTGATCAGATAGTGAAACGAGTTCAGGATAACGGTCATGCCGAACTTGTTGCCGCTTCGCGGGAACGATGAAACCGTTTCGGCATCTATTTTTAAAATGTGTGTGCATATTTTCTTACCAGAACAATGAGATGAAATAACTTTCCCCCGCTTGAATCTTGCCTGTGAAATAGTACTTGACTTTTTTTAGAAAAATGTATTAATTTAGTAAAGATAATCATTACTAATAAACACCGAGGATTTGCCAGTGCAGCCTGATCCTTTGTTTCGGATAACTCGCCAGCGGCGAATAATATTGCAGGAAATCAGAAAGGTGAATACTCACCCCACCGCCGATGAAATTTACAGTATGGTACGCACCGTGATTCCTCATATCAGCCTGGGGACCGTGTACCGTAATCTGGAAATTCTCGCTGAAAAGGGGTATGTGGATAAACTGGAATATGGGGGACAGCGGCGTTTTGACGGGAACAGGGAAAAGCATTATCACATACAGTGTCTCGGCTGCGGTTCTGTTAAGGATATTCCCCTGAATACTGTGGAGAGCTTCGAGGTATCCCCTGAAAAGATGCGTCAATACCGCGTTTGCGGGTATCGCCTTCTGTTCCAGGGTGTCTGCGAGGACTGCAATGCAAAGGGGTCGCTGGTGCACTGGGCATCCCGCTGAGCGAAGTACCGAAAGAGTCATAAACAAACCAGTTAACAATCATCGAAAGAGGTACAGTCATGAAAGCAAGAAGAGAGTTTTTAAAAGGATCCCTGATAGTTACAGGCGCAGCGATGGTGGGGAATGAAGTGCAGGCGCAGGCGGCCAAAGTATTCCCGGTTGGATTGATATACACAAAGGGAGCTCCCGGACGGTGGGCAGGCAAGGAAGGCTCTCATGCGCCACAAGTGACAGTCGAGGGCAAAAACGTCAAAGTAGTAACTACCCATCCCATGACGGAAAAACATTTCATCGTCAAACATACTCTGCTGACTCCGAACGGCAAGGTTCTCGGTGAAAAAACCTTTTCAAACACCGACACTGCAGCTGAGTCATCCTATGAACTGCCCGAAGGATTCAAAGGCGCTCTATGGATTACGAGCTTCTGCAATCTGCACGACCTGTGGCTCACTGAAATCAAGGTTTGATGTGAAACCTCTCGTTTACGGGAGGAATAAGGATACTATACATGACGATATAATAATTGCCCTTGTTTTAGTGCTTATTCCAATAAGCGTTCAAAATGGCATGATTTCCATTTTTAACCTCACCCCGGCCCTCTCCTAATTAGGAGAGGGTGCCCGAAGGGCGGGTGAGGTTTTACGCCAATTTGAAAAATAATTGGAATTAGATCCTGAAACGAGTTCAGGATGACACGTGTCATGCCGAACTTGTTTCGGCATCTATTTTTACATCATGGTAATCCTCTAATCCAGTGAATCATGGT contains:
- a CDS encoding desulfoferrodoxin family protein: MKARREFLKGSLIVTGAAMVGNEVQAQAAKVFPVGLIYTKGAPGRWAGKEGSHAPQVTVEGKNVKVVTTHPMTEKHFIVKHTLLTPNGKVLGEKTFSNTDTAAESSYELPEGFKGALWITSFCNLHDLWLTEIKV
- a CDS encoding translocation/assembly module TamB domain-containing protein, yielding MIRQRLRWFFLILVLLTGLVVILSSLLQLAATRPSGERLIKNLIESQAEKSLNRKVRIGSLHTNIFTSINLKNVTIYQENNGEVIPFLDIERAEARYYLYELFRRRFTVHSLIIDGMTVNVARDSSGITNIPFLKPAGSPSQKGRPGLILFSFSHISLNNSSARYQDRKISLDADIWNAGARISVRNAGGYSLDFDADSLRVIYRKEPLIFSSLAFLGEWHEGKLFLGSASMQIPGMKLEGRNIIFAGPDSTLSGEIQLHGNPRDMAVFIRKLYAPALPSLTGTIDLAVSMQGTPHVPRFDVRLSFPTLTVGVSALRNGFIKGNLTASTAIVDSLKIEAFGGNFQGHGKVKVKALEAENIFLSFRGVDISRIGHLFKKEFPCTGTIEGRLQGGGSLHDPGMLNASASLRLYQAGYLSRPLPDVSADLAFSDGTLSASLHGGGAEITFDTRFSREAIDGEFTVSTDSLETISGIAGIPGLSGKVSARGTVGGTYRSPDIAANIIGRMIRYRNFPVDNLNGRMQYLNKTILLSGVKLNGNLHSLASLAPPLHVDSLQGGIEYHGTIEGLLKNPNAELSIRLTGPSWRGMRFVKGEAEAHLENRILSLTKSWLESDSLRFDLSGMFKLDDRQGSAALSLEEKKPGAKKPTLPSQIEVQAPGAPLGSVALDFNVKDVKNPAVTANGKEISLDGLALLFPTLRAFGGTLTFSGSFSGGGMKPNAMLDFHINRPRFRETVLDSARAEIALKDSIMTITALEMYREKYYSKLDGTIMLAKTPQFYAFTKRSVLALTLAGENLDLRFIKPYIPGKVELSGMMSYHLNMKGTLEDPHPGGTITLKDVLFDAGFGVPPVKNMDADIILNNTVANVTTRNAEFLGKSIDLTSTLNYAPGRYGGDGKLALEGREILTVQGTFAPEGMRITSQMNGADLSLVGLVVPMMKGITGTVNSNVVISGARKNLTFEGSLDARDITMNPPWVDMPIKNGIVRMSFSPSQVAVDSVFVHSGNGTILITGTIDDILQKKWSGQLSGSVNNIRIRQKNMFDAVVKSAQLEYSPTGGASLLKGNVDFGSTRILYNIDIQKLLSSAGAAGKGKEPPEIVKQTRLQIQISGGDQFWLDDNLAHVHLLPEVNLVGTLAKPALIGRVEASEGYVLYLDRKFTIQKAALEFIDPEELNPTLDIEAQAKVTGNQGNGTASYTITLGVTGEMKKPQIALSSDPPLEKADILSLLNLGVTRQQIGFGAAQSDTTVSLLGILQNRAGNLATLQISEYMGRQLEGMLGLKSLNIEGNLFQTGQQSTGARLTATKKISENVEVSYITSLGRLNDQGIRVVYDLTKSISLQGETVQQGKSSLDVLYKLRFK
- a CDS encoding transcriptional repressor, with product MQPDPLFRITRQRRIILQEIRKVNTHPTADEIYSMVRTVIPHISLGTVYRNLEILAEKGYVDKLEYGGQRRFDGNREKHYHIQCLGCGSVKDIPLNTVESFEVSPEKMRQYRVCGYRLLFQGVCEDCNAKGSLVHWASR
- the bamA gene encoding outer membrane protein assembly factor BamA, encoding MRSISIAILLLPLFYRGVSAVEPEKVNVRKINFEGNHVFSNGSLRKLMATHARGLFTSSRYSPDVFDNDLQNIQKFYVENGYLEAAIARVKIDSVGNNFTIDVSIFEGKPTKVESISFIGNSVYTTKELMQSVPLKPGDPLKSALVRDSIAAIMTRYGEKGYLSVQITPDIKVNHEIHLAIATFDIQEKDQYTVGEITINNLKKTHEIVVTREFLFKKGDVLNYSNLLKTERNLYLAGLFNTVYIHPESYSSPDTTKKNIVVDLRERKAGEFDIGAGYATIDKFRGTLSVQDNNFLSAGRRAGFSGILSGKSQNAKVNYSQFWTLGLRLRTDVNGIAEYDVEPGYDVRRIGGNISFSRKISDYTTALLSYRLQKIRITNIETVTIPQGLETGNLRTLELQGSYDNRNDLLNTTGGTYLDTTNDLVGTFLQGTNSYVSTLWTFKQFYQAADYAVLGTALQIGAKGIFTHPQIPISELFYAGGPNALRGYAYQSVGPADVNGVPLGGRALLVWNILEIRIRLYKIFGIAFFADAGTVWADPRHVRFSDIRYDAGFGPRIVTPIGVIRADIGYKIGRKKGESKSEFYFAMGQAF
- a CDS encoding YihY/virulence factor BrkB family protein, which translates into the protein MLFLQFLSLLKKTFNAWMKGNVSVLAAALAYYTIFSITPLFIFLLTIISLYLSRTDAQVWLLENLQPFIAEPVVQAINNMLNSIQSPPATIIATLFGLLTFLLGTTQIILHLRYSLNTLWDVPVREGNGILSEIKREIKTRFSTFLIVIGIGIFFIALVIASAYLTAMGKHLNTLMPALWFGLQVSDFLISVGLTTLLFAVIFKIIPDAEIAWSDVWIGSMVTAFLFSLGKFLLGMYFTKGAITSAYGAAGSLIIIILWLYYSAQIFFFGAEFIREYSMKLGSRRKKRHREPYLESGEEHLTWT